In Chitinophagaceae bacterium, the genomic window TGATCTGCAGAATGGAACGCAGTGTGAAGCTCGACATGGAGATCATCGTTCAGAAAGGACGTGGTTACGTGCCTGCTGAAGAGAATGAAGTGAAGGATGCACCTATCGGAACTATTGCAACTGATGCTATTTTCACACCTATTAAGAATGTGAAATATGCAGTAGAAAATACCCGTGTGGAACAGAAGACTGATTATGAGAAGCTGATCATGGAAATTACTACTGACGGCACTATTCATCCTGAAGAAGCCATTAAGGAAGCTGCGCGTATTCTGATTCAACACCTGATGTTGATTTCAGATGAGAACATCACATTCGACAGTAAGGAAAAGAAAGAAGATGATGTGGTTGATGAGCACATCCTGCACATGCGCAAATTGCTCAAGACTCCACTGGAAGATCTTGACTTATCTGTTCGTGCTTACAATTGTCTGAAGGCTGCCAAGATCAGTTCGCTTTCTGAATTGGTGAAGTATGATACGAATGAACTTTTGAAGTTCCGCAACTTCGGACGCAAATCATTGATGGAAATTGAAGCGTTAATTAATGAGAAGGGACTTCATTTTGGAATGGACCTTTCGAAGTTTAAGCTGGAAGATTGAATCAAGAATAAATACTGACAAGATCCGCCCGCTTTTTTGTAGTAAGCTGATTTTACAGGAATACCTAATAATCCCATGAGACACCAGAATAAGATTAACAAACTTAGCAGAACCAGCCAGCACCGAGGTGCTATGCTGAGTAATATGGCAACGTCGCTGATCCTGCATAAGCACATTACGACAACCACCGCAAAAGCAAAAGTGTTGCGCCGCTACGTGGAACCGCTGATTACACGTGCGAAGGAAAACAGCACGCATAACAGAAGAATGGTATTCAGTGTTTTGAGGAGCAAGGAAGCAGTAGATCAACTCTTCGGTGACGTGGCTGAGAAAATTGCAAATCGTCCAGGTGGCTATACGAGGATCATCAAGATTGGTAGCCGCGCAGGCGACAATGCTGATATGGCATTGATTGAATTGGTGGATTACAGTCTGCTCAATGGTGCTGTATCAGCAACGGCCACTGCAACGGAAGCTGCGCCTAAGAAGCGCACCCGCAGAGGAAGTGCAAAACCAGCAGGTGCAAAAACAGAATCTAAGACTGTTGATACTAAGAAGAGCGAGAAAAAAACTTCAACAAAAACTACCAATACACCTAAAATCCGCCAGCGAAAATCCGGCGGTGCTTAGTAGTATTTATCTTCTAAAAAGTGAATCGCCCGATTTGAAAAAGTCGGGCGATTTTTTTTGCGCTGTTGCATCTTGATAATGCTTCCTTATTTCGAAGCTATTTGTGGACCTACCAGTTCACCTTCCCATTTACTTACCACTGCAGTAGCAACTGCGTTCCCGATTACATTAGTACAAGCTCGGCCCATATCCAGTAGCCAATCAATAGCCAGTAATAGCGTAAGACCTTCTGCAGGAATGTGAAAGATCTGTAACATGCTCGCAATAACCACCAACGAAGCCCGTGGCACTCCGGCCATGCCTTTGCTTGAAATTAAGAGTATCAGCATCATAGATACCTGTTGTGCGAAGGAGATTTCCATCCCATAAGCCTGTGCAATAGAAATGGTGGCGAAGATCATGTACATGATGGAACCATCAAGATTGAATGAATAACCAAGCGGTAAAACAAAACTTACAATCCGGTTAGAGCATCCAAAACGTTCCAGGCCTAATATCGTTTTTGGCATCGCCGCTTCAGAACTTGAAGTTGTAAATGCCAGCAACATAGGTTCCCGCACATGAGAAAGCAATGAGAAAAAGTTTATCCGCATGATTAGGCAGATGGCATATAAAATCACAAAAACAAAAACAATCAATCCGCAGAAAAAGGAAACGATGATGGTAAGGTAACCTTCCAGCACACTCAGCCCCTTTTCTGTTATTACCGCGGTAATTGCACCAAACACACCCAATGGTGCCAGTTTCATTACATAAGATGTAACCTTAAGCATCGCATGTGAAACTGAATCGAAAAACTCTATAATGATTTTGCCTTTATCATGAATGGCAGCTGTTGCAATGCCAAAGAATATCGCAAATATGATAATGGGTAAAATCTGGTTGCGTGCCATGGAATCAAATACGCTTTCCGGAAATATATGAGTGATGAATTCCCGTGCATCGAATGCTTTGGATTCTACTCCATTGTTTGCAACCTGCTGTAGGTTAAGCGCTTTTCCCGGCTCCACCACATTTACGATGATCAAGCCAACCACCATGGCCAGCAAAGCCGCAAAGGTGAAGTAGGCAATTGTTTTTAAACCGATTCTTCCGACAGATTTAAAATCTCCCACTTTCGCAATGCCGACAAGCAACAATGAAAACACAAGCGGGGCAATGATCATTTTAATCAGCCGGAGAAAAATATCGCTGAAAAGCTGAACGCCATGTGCAAATGACTTAAGGTCTTCCGGATCCGTATGAGTGCTTCTGTATGCCTGGCCAATAACAATTCCCAAGATCATGCCTATCATGATCTGGGCGGTAAGGTTTATTTTTTTAAACATAATGCAGATTGAGTTCGGCTCGGAAACTAAGGATAATTTTTCAGAAGCCGGACTGATTTAAAATAGAGTGTTCGGGAGATTTTCCTGATTGATAAGTTCACTTTAGAAGGATTAAGGAATTGGTTGCCGGGCAGGCGTACGAAGAATTGAAAGGCTGTTTAACATTTGACCTCCATCTTACCACTCACCATCAAATGTTGGTTCCATATATTAGTAAGGTAAAACAATACATACATTTACTTAACGCAGTTGATCTGAAGAGATTTGTAAAATGTTCTTCTGCAAAAGTAAAAGGCACCTTTCGAGTGCCTTTTATAATTCCGGGTAATCCTATTACTATCAATGTTGTGATACGTTGCCGGATCCTGAAACATCCTTCCGCATTGTTTTAGGAATTCCGTGATATCGGACATCACCACTTCCACTCAATTCTGCATTCAATGTTTCGCAAATTCCTACATCAATATTTCCGGACCCTGCATTTGATACGGAAATGGTACCCCCATTAAGTTCACCTGCTGAAATATCGCCCGAACCATTATTTTCAAATAAAACCTCTGTCGCCATTCCACTCAGTTGTCTTATGCTTCCCGATCCTTTGTTTTGCATCCAGAGTTTTGTTGCAGCAATGGTGGAAAGTTTAATGCTGCCGGAACCGTCCAGTAAAGCAGAAATTAACCGGCTGGTTAATTTTATTCCATCGTAATCTCCTGATCCGCGAATTTCAATCAATGCACTTTCTGTAATGACTTCATTATGACTAATTTGACCCGAACCCTCTAACTGAACATTCATCTTTCCTGCCGAAACGTTCATGAGTTTAATTCTCCCTGAGCCGGCTACGCTCACAGCTAAAAAGTTACTCGAGATATCTGTTTGTGCAATTATATCACCTGAACCATTTACCTCCAATCCATTGGGTCTTGGTAAGCTCACGTAAATTTTAACGGTTGGAGAGTAGCCTATCGTGTATTTGTTTTTGTTCTGTATTATAAGTGTGTTCTCGGAAACCTCGGTAGTTATCTTATCAATAATTTCAACCGGAGCCTCAATTACCACACGGAACTCATCTGCCTGCTTAAGATAAATGGTTCCACTCATTTTCAAATTAATGAAACTAAAATTCGAAAGCGCTCGGGTCTGAGACGAAGATTTTCCGGTAGTGACTTGCTGAGAATGTGCGGGCTTCTCCAATGAAAGAAGGAGGAACAACAGGTTTCCAAACAGAAGTATTTTTTTCATAATTGTTTTTTAACGGGTTTTGTAAATGTAGAAAGTATTAATGTTGAATCACTTTTCCTGAGCCGGTGACGTTCTTTTTTATGCTTGATGCATTTCCATTGTAAAAAATAGTACCACTACCGGTTATGGTGGCATCAATGGAAGCAGGAGTGCCTGCCGAAATATTACCTGATCCGGTAGTAGTTGCGCTCGTATTCGTACACATTAATTTATCAGCATCAATTTTACCTGAACCATTCACTTCCATTTCTGCCATGTTAGCTTGACCACCTAATTCCAAAATGCCACCTGATCCGTTTATCGATGCGGTAAGATTCTCCACTTTAATATTCCTGGTTTTTATGTTACCGGAACCGTTTACTTCCAGTGCAAGGTTTTTACTATTGAGTTCCGTTATTACAGTAATTGTACCTGATCCGTTTAACTCAAGACCTGTTACATCAGGCAATTTGATGTAAATCTGCAATGCTTTTTCTGAAGCAGAAGGCCATTTATTCTCTCTATACCTGATCAATAATCGATCACCTTTTAACTCTGTAATCAATTCGTCAAGAAGTTCCTTAGGGCCTTCCAGTTGAACTAAAAATTCTTCTGATTGACTTACCGTCAGCATAGCAGGCACATTGAGAACGACACTTGAAAATCCAGATAAATTTCTGTTTTCTATAGCCGTATTTGATTGAGCTCCCGAATGAAAAGAAATGGAAAGAAGCCAAACAAAAAGGGATGTTTTTATGAATAAGACGTTCATGCGTAAATTTTTTATTTTGAAATGAGACTGTGTGGCGAATGAAACCGATAAATGTTACACGTCACCCATTAATTATTTGCCAGAGTGTAGCATACTGTAATATGACATTGTTTCTTAAAGGAACATCTTGAATTATCAAACGACCAGTTGGAACGGCTGTCATTGATCATGAATTAAAACTTACCGGTGACATTGGTATAATCCGGTTAATACGTTGACTTGGAAGGAAATGTGTATTTCCTGTGGAGTAATGAATAGTTATAAACATGTTGATTAATTCTTTGCTTTTGTGTTAAATTCATTACCAAATTGTGCATTTAGTTAATGTTTTTGTTATAATTTAGAGACTTCAATTTTTCAGAATGGTGCTTAAAAATTACCTTAATTGGTTGGTACTTTTTCTGCTGATTGTAATAGGTGTTTTTCCATATTACACAAGCGGACAGCAAATCAGCCCCGGAAATGTAGCAGCAACAGTTGACAGATATAAATCTGCATTTCCTGTTCTTCCCAAAAAATATTTATTCAATGTTTCTTCTTTGCGAAGAGCTGAGGAAGACAATATATTGAAAGATTATACCAGGATAAATCTAGATAAGAATGCATTAAAGAATTGTCTGGAAGAAGCTCCAGGTGGAATAGAACTGACTGTTCCTTATAAGAATTCAGATATCGAATTAGAACTTGTAAAGGCAAATCTTTTTACTGATGATTTTAAAGTGGTTACGGATGGTTCAGGTGGCTTATCCGTTGCATACCAACCTGGAATCTACTATAGCGGTACCATAAAAGGTGAACCATCTTCCATAGCTACATTTTCATTTTTTAAAGACGAGGTAATCGGAATGATTTCATCTTCAGACGGTAATATTGTGATTGGGAAACTTCTAAACGGCAATTTGCAAACTGATGAATATATCATTTACGCTGATCGTGATTTCAAAATTCCACATTCGAATAGCTGTTCAACATATGATGATCCCGCCTACGCAACCCAACTCGCACAATTACTTGATAATGCCGGAACTATCAGAACCAATAACTGTGTGAGGATGTATTATGAAGCTGATTATGCAATTTACCAGAATAACGGTATCAATTTAACTACTACTGTTAACTGGATAACTGCTGTGCATAATAATGTTGCAACCCTTTACAGCAACGACAATATAAAGACAGCGATCTCTGAAATATTTGTGTGGACGCAAGATGATCCTTTCAATGCCACCTCAGCAGTTACTCAGTTAAACACATTTAAAAGTTTCAGGGCTTCATTTAATGGTGATATAGGTCAGTTGTTAACTATGGAGCCCGGTACGCTCGGTGGTGTTGCTTCCGCAATAAATGGCTTATGTAATTCGGATAACAAATATTGCTACAGTGATGTGGATTTAGCTTTCTCCACTGTTCCTGCATATTCGTGGACGGTAAATGTGGTTGCACATGAATTCGGACATCTGCTGGGAGCCTACCATACGCATAATTGTAATTGGCCTGGTGGTGCAATTGATAATTGCGGACCGCTGATCGGTTTTCCTAATGAAGGTGGCACTTGTCCTTTAGGACCAGCGCCTGTTGATGGTGGCACTATTATGAGCTATTGTCACCTGACCACTTTTGGTATTAATTTTAATAAGGGCTTTGGTCTGCTTCCCGGCGATGCGATCCGCGCGGCTGTTGATGCCTCAAGTTGCCTCAGTTCATCCTGTGTTCCGAATCCTCCGTCTTACTGTCTTTCTAAAGGACAATCGACGAGTGGAGAATGGATAGAGTCTGTGGTGCTGACCACAATGAATTTAGAGTCCGGAGCAGGTACCGGTTATTCCGATTTCACAAACCATATTGCTAACCTTAGTTCTGGAACTACTGTTTCAATTGCATTGACACCCGGATATGCAGGCACTAATTATGATGAAACGTTTACAGTTTGGATTGACTACAATAAAGATTTCGATTTCCTGGATGCTAATGAGAAAGTGTTCCAATCTCAACCTGTCAGTGGCGCTATTACCGGTACTTTTGCTGTTCCCATGGGATTGGCCGGCAATACAAGGATGCGCGTTTCTATGAAGTTTGATTCTGCGGCCAGCACCTGCGAATCATTTAAATATGGAGAGGTGGAAGATTATACAGTTTCATTTACTCCGTTGATCAACTATTGCAGTTCTTTTGGCAGCAAAACAGATCGGGAATGGATAGACTATGTTAAGTGTGGTGCTATTGAGCGTACTTCTGCTGCAGATAATGGTTATTATGATGGGACTTTGATATTTACCTCAGTTGCACTTAATTCAGAGAATATCCTTTCCTTCAGCGCAGGTTATTCTGATTTACGTTTCGTCGAATCGTGGAGGGCGTGGATCGACTTTAACGGCAACGGTGTATTTGAAAATAACGAGACTATCTTAAAAAAGAGTGCAAATAATAAGGGCATCATCTCCAAAAACTTCAAAGTACCAGCTTCTGCTTTTATAGGCAAAACAAGGATGAGGATTTCAATGAAAAGGGGTGATGCGCAGACTTCATGTGATACTTTTTTGCATGGTGAGGTAGAAGACTATTCCATACAAATAGTTCCATTGAATATCGGACCCTCTCTAAATGATGCTCCGGTTTCGGTTAATGTATCTGTGTATCCTAATCCGGCCAGTAATGAAATTACCATACATTTTGACGTGTTGCCAACTTCCGGCCAGGTGAAGTTGTTCAATCTTATGGGTCAGCTAACTGAGGTGCGAAAAATTACGGACGGGTCAGAAGATTTAAAAATTGATGTGAGTTCGCTTATTCCTGGCATATATATTTTGCAGGTTGAAATTCCTGGTAAAAATCCGACAACCATAAAATGGGTGAAAGAGTAAGTATCAAGATTGAAATGGTATTGGAATATTTATGTACAGGTTAATGAAATTCGGTTTATAAATACCACGTTACGAATTTGTATTTAATTCCTTTCTCATTCGCCTGTCGCTTATCCATAAAATTGCCGGAATTAATAAAAAGCACATTCCTCCAAGTGCCGGCGCTTGAAAAGCTGCGAAAATAAGTGAGCAAATACCAATGCATGAATTGAAGAAAGCACCGCGCAATTCCTTCTTTGTTACAGCCCTTTCATATTGATTTAGTCCTAACAAATCACGGCGGTACCAGGCAATTTCATAAAGCGCAAGAAACAGCAACCAGATTACAGCATATCCTGAACTATAAATCATAACCAGGCTTGGAAAGTCATTCGCATTAATTACAACTTCACTGCCTGCTCTTGGAAAATAATTGGTGTGAGTAAGCATAGAAAGTAATAGTGAGAATAGAAATTTTAGCGGATAAACGTAAAACAATATGACCACCAGGAGCAGAATATTCAACCAGATTACCAGCGAATCATTAAAGCCATAGCGGCGGAAATAACGGTCCTGCGCCTTCCAAAATAAGGTGACCAAAAAAACTGTGGCGATAAAAGGAAGAAAATTTTGAAGAATTATCAACAACTCTTTAAAAGTTTGCGGCACTTCCAATGACATGATCAGCAAGGAAATTGAAAAAGCAAAAATGGCATCGCTGAATGTTTCGATCCGGCGTATTTCTTTACCACGCTGATGAAACTTAAAAAGGCGCTGGTTGAAAAGTTTTTTACGAATCATACCCTGTGAAATTGCTGGTTAACGATTTTCTGTCATATGATTTCCATCATGATTTTTTTTCCTGTGGCCTTCTTTTACACACTTATATCACTAAGTAATCACGAATAACATCTTGAAAAATGACTTTGAAATTTGGAATTCAATTAGGTTACGAAGTCGAATTTATTCCTGAAACGAAAATGCAGAGTTGGAATAATTGCAGAGAAATTATTTTCTATTTAAGATGATACATCATCTTTACTTATTCATTTCATAATATTTCTGGAATTTTTTATCGAGCTTTTTAATGCGGCTATCCCAGTTTTGTTGCTGACGGACATAATACGGAAAAGGATCATGTAAAGGTCTAAGGTCCTCATTGAGTATCACCAGGGCATTGTCGATTAAACCGTGTTGTGCAGTTTCCTGCCCGTCAATCAATTCGTCACTTGCAACCTTCGTTTCCAATGTGCCTAACTCAGCCACTAAGAAGAAGTCAGTTGCCGGTTTTATTGCCGTATCTATCTGAAGATTATTGTCCAGAAAAATGGCTGATCGCCTGCCCTCAACAAAAGCAAATGTCGAATCATAGGAGATAAAATACACGGGGCAAAATTTAAAATGTTTACTAAAAGCGTTCATAATCACGGAATTTATTTCAGCCTGCTGATAACGAATCTGGTTTGCTCCGTTTGGATTATCCGCCTTAAGAAGTGCATTTATAGCTTTTGTTTTGAAGTTAAGTCGCATAACCAAAGCACCTTGCTTTAAGTTCTTAATGTAGTAGCTGCCATATTCTTTACCGTGCAGAGCTGATGGCTCCTGTAATTGCGCAAAGGAAAATAGTTGCGTCATTAACAAGGTGGTTAGTAAGACTATGGTTTTCTTCATTCTTTTTATAGCAGTTTAAGTCATCTCAAAATTATCGTTTCTTTCAAGATTCATAAAATCGACTGGTGCCCTTTTATTACGTAGGCGAAGTTTCTCTATTCACGTTCAAACATATTAACAGTCTTCCAGCACATAAAAGGTTTTAATTTTAACTTCCATCATCAAAACCTACTTTTGCATTTCTTATAAATCACTTTTACTCCTGAAAAATTCATTCATAAAATATACTGAACCATGACACTTTTCGAGAAGCACAAGGATGCGCTGGACCGCGCTGTACAAGCGATTCATGAACGCATGTTCTATACAGCATTTCCGGAGCATCCGAAAGCTTATGGAGAGGAAGCGCCTTCAGAAGGGGCTGCAGTGTATAAAAATTATGAAGGCAGAAAGTTTGAGCTTCCTTCACAGGGAATACCAACTGATTGGAAAGGTGAGGAAATATCGCCTTATACACGTAAACCACTGAATGTTTCTTACCCGATTTATGAAGTTGAAGATCTCATTATAAATGCAAGACATGCTTTTGAATCCTGGAAGAATGCAACGCCTGCTGACAGAGCAGGTTTACTGATGGAATCGTTGGAAAAAATAAAAGCGCACTTCTTCGACATTGCTTTGGCTACTCAACATACCACCGGCCAATCGTGGATGATGTCGTTTCAGGCATCAGGTCCGCATGCTGCAGATCGTGCATTGGAAACCATAGCATTGGGATATCATGAGCAGGTTCGGTTTCCTGAAAGAGTAGTTTGGGAAAAACCAATGGGCAAATTTTCGGTGAAGCTTGAAAAAACATACCTGCCGAAGGCCAAAGGAATCGGATTGGTGATTGGCTGCTCTACTTTTCCGGTATGGAACAGTTTGCCCGGTTTATATGCGAGTCTCGTAACCGGAAATGCGGTGATTGTGAAGCCTCATCCAAAAGCAATCTTGCCGATTGCGATTTGTGTGGCTGCTATTCAGCAAACA contains:
- a CDS encoding DNA-directed RNA polymerase subunit alpha, translating into MALLTFQKPDKIVLQKATDFEGLFEFRPLEPGFGVTIGNALRRVLLSSLEGYAITAVRISGVDHEFSTIKGVIEDVTEIILNIKQIRLKKTTEEDLQQEKILISIKNKDDFRAGDIEKASSNFRIMNPDLVICRMERSVKLDMEIIVQKGRGYVPAEENEVKDAPIGTIATDAIFTPIKNVKYAVENTRVEQKTDYEKLIMEITTDGTIHPEEAIKEAARILIQHLMLISDENITFDSKEKKEDDVVDEHILHMRKLLKTPLEDLDLSVRAYNCLKAAKISSLSELVKYDTNELLKFRNFGRKSLMEIEALINEKGLHFGMDLSKFKLED
- the rplQ gene encoding 50S ribosomal protein L17, whose translation is MRHQNKINKLSRTSQHRGAMLSNMATSLILHKHITTTTAKAKVLRRYVEPLITRAKENSTHNRRMVFSVLRSKEAVDQLFGDVAEKIANRPGGYTRIIKIGSRAGDNADMALIELVDYSLLNGAVSATATATEAAPKKRTRRGSAKPAGAKTESKTVDTKKSEKKTSTKTTNTPKIRQRKSGGA
- a CDS encoding cation:dicarboxylase symporter family transporter — translated: MFKKINLTAQIMIGMILGIVIGQAYRSTHTDPEDLKSFAHGVQLFSDIFLRLIKMIIAPLVFSLLLVGIAKVGDFKSVGRIGLKTIAYFTFAALLAMVVGLIIVNVVEPGKALNLQQVANNGVESKAFDAREFITHIFPESVFDSMARNQILPIIIFAIFFGIATAAIHDKGKIIIEFFDSVSHAMLKVTSYVMKLAPLGVFGAITAVITEKGLSVLEGYLTIIVSFFCGLIVFVFVILYAICLIMRINFFSLLSHVREPMLLAFTTSSSEAAMPKTILGLERFGCSNRIVSFVLPLGYSFNLDGSIMYMIFATISIAQAYGMEISFAQQVSMMLILLISSKGMAGVPRASLVVIASMLQIFHIPAEGLTLLLAIDWLLDMGRACTNVIGNAVATAVVSKWEGELVGPQIASK
- a CDS encoding DUF2807 domain-containing protein, which produces MKKILLFGNLLFLLLSLEKPAHSQQVTTGKSSSQTRALSNFSFINLKMSGTIYLKQADEFRVVIEAPVEIIDKITTEVSENTLIIQNKNKYTIGYSPTVKIYVSLPRPNGLEVNGSGDIIAQTDISSNFLAVSVAGSGRIKLMNVSAGKMNVQLEGSGQISHNEVITESALIEIRGSGDYDGIKLTSRLISALLDGSGSIKLSTIAATKLWMQNKGSGSIRQLSGMATEVLFENNGSGDISAGELNGGTISVSNAGSGNIDVGICETLNAELSGSGDVRYHGIPKTMRKDVSGSGNVSQH
- a CDS encoding DUF2807 domain-containing protein, producing MNVLFIKTSLFVWLLSISFHSGAQSNTAIENRNLSGFSSVVLNVPAMLTVSQSEEFLVQLEGPKELLDELITELKGDRLLIRYRENKWPSASEKALQIYIKLPDVTGLELNGSGTITVITELNSKNLALEVNGSGNIKTRNIKVENLTASINGSGGILELGGQANMAEMEVNGSGKIDADKLMCTNTSATTTGSGNISAGTPASIDATITGSGTIFYNGNASSIKKNVTGSGKVIQH
- a CDS encoding T9SS type A sorting domain-containing protein is translated as MVLKNYLNWLVLFLLIVIGVFPYYTSGQQISPGNVAATVDRYKSAFPVLPKKYLFNVSSLRRAEEDNILKDYTRINLDKNALKNCLEEAPGGIELTVPYKNSDIELELVKANLFTDDFKVVTDGSGGLSVAYQPGIYYSGTIKGEPSSIATFSFFKDEVIGMISSSDGNIVIGKLLNGNLQTDEYIIYADRDFKIPHSNSCSTYDDPAYATQLAQLLDNAGTIRTNNCVRMYYEADYAIYQNNGINLTTTVNWITAVHNNVATLYSNDNIKTAISEIFVWTQDDPFNATSAVTQLNTFKSFRASFNGDIGQLLTMEPGTLGGVASAINGLCNSDNKYCYSDVDLAFSTVPAYSWTVNVVAHEFGHLLGAYHTHNCNWPGGAIDNCGPLIGFPNEGGTCPLGPAPVDGGTIMSYCHLTTFGINFNKGFGLLPGDAIRAAVDASSCLSSSCVPNPPSYCLSKGQSTSGEWIESVVLTTMNLESGAGTGYSDFTNHIANLSSGTTVSIALTPGYAGTNYDETFTVWIDYNKDFDFLDANEKVFQSQPVSGAITGTFAVPMGLAGNTRMRVSMKFDSAASTCESFKYGEVEDYTVSFTPLINYCSSFGSKTDREWIDYVKCGAIERTSAADNGYYDGTLIFTSVALNSENILSFSAGYSDLRFVESWRAWIDFNGNGVFENNETILKKSANNKGIISKNFKVPASAFIGKTRMRISMKRGDAQTSCDTFLHGEVEDYSIQIVPLNIGPSLNDAPVSVNVSVYPNPASNEITIHFDVLPTSGQVKLFNLMGQLTEVRKITDGSEDLKIDVSSLIPGIYILQVEIPGKNPTTIKWVKE
- a CDS encoding DUF1211 domain-containing protein, coding for MIRKKLFNQRLFKFHQRGKEIRRIETFSDAIFAFSISLLIMSLEVPQTFKELLIILQNFLPFIATVFLVTLFWKAQDRYFRRYGFNDSLVIWLNILLLVVILFYVYPLKFLFSLLLSMLTHTNYFPRAGSEVVINANDFPSLVMIYSSGYAVIWLLFLALYEIAWYRRDLLGLNQYERAVTKKELRGAFFNSCIGICSLIFAAFQAPALGGMCFLLIPAILWISDRRMRKELNTNS